A window from Methylococcus mesophilus encodes these proteins:
- a CDS encoding sigma-54 interaction domain-containing protein, which yields MFEVLIGQSPGFEALVRSARLVAATDVTVLIVGETGTGKELLAQALQSQSLRAERPFVTLNCAAIPASVAESELFGHRRGAFTGAVSDFPGRLETADGGTLFLDEINSLPLPVQAKLLRFLDSGEIQPVGARAPQRVDVRIIAATNANLAGKIEAGDFRRDLYYRLSVVPLEIPPLRERGGDVGLLLHHFMCHFAQTYAIPPAVFGREAVRRLNGYPWPGNIRELRNFCERLAILMPGRVIEERDLPEEALRSVPRAMPLFMLPDEGFELERMEIDFIRQALQRTSGNRTRAAKLLGLTRDQLNYRIQKYGIE from the coding sequence ATGTTCGAAGTGCTCATCGGCCAGTCCCCCGGTTTCGAGGCGCTCGTCCGTAGCGCCCGGCTGGTGGCGGCGACCGACGTGACCGTCCTCATCGTGGGCGAAACCGGTACTGGCAAGGAGCTCTTGGCCCAGGCGCTGCAAAGCCAAAGCCTGCGCGCCGAAAGACCATTCGTTACGCTCAACTGCGCCGCGATTCCGGCATCGGTCGCCGAGTCGGAGCTGTTCGGCCATCGCCGCGGGGCTTTCACGGGTGCGGTGTCGGATTTCCCCGGCCGGCTCGAGACCGCGGACGGCGGTACCCTGTTCCTGGACGAGATCAATTCGCTGCCTCTGCCGGTGCAGGCCAAGCTCCTGAGGTTCCTGGATTCCGGGGAAATCCAGCCGGTCGGCGCGCGTGCGCCGCAGCGGGTGGACGTCCGCATCATCGCGGCGACCAATGCGAACCTGGCGGGCAAGATCGAGGCCGGCGACTTCCGCCGCGACCTCTACTATCGGCTGAGCGTGGTTCCGCTCGAAATCCCTCCCTTGCGCGAGCGCGGTGGCGATGTCGGACTGCTTCTGCACCACTTCATGTGCCATTTCGCGCAGACCTATGCTATCCCCCCGGCGGTGTTCGGTCGGGAGGCGGTGCGGCGTCTGAACGGTTACCCCTGGCCGGGAAACATCCGGGAGTTGCGGAATTTCTGCGAACGCCTGGCCATCCTGATGCCCGGACGGGTGATCGAAGAGCGGGACCTCCCGGAAGAAGCCCTCCGCTCCGTGCCGCGGGCCATGCCCTTGTTCATGCTTCCGGACGAAGGATTCGAGCTGGAGCGGATGGAGATCGATTTCATCCGTCAGGCGCTGCAGCGGACCAGCGGCAACCGGACCCGCGCCGCCAAGCTGCTCGGCCTCACCCGCGACCAGCTCAACTACCGTATTCAGAAATACGGCATAGAATGA